In Nicotiana tabacum cultivar K326 chromosome 2, ASM71507v2, whole genome shotgun sequence, the following proteins share a genomic window:
- the LOC107790858 gene encoding cell division cycle protein 48 homolog codes for MSNKAESSDSKGTKRDYSTAILERKKSPNRLVVDEAVNDDNSVVSLHPETMEKLQLFRGDTILIKGKKRKDTICIALADDTCDEPKIRMNKVVRNNLRVRLGDVVSVHQCPDVKYGKRVHILPIDDTIEGVTGNLFDAYLKPYFLEAYRPVRKGDLFLVRGGMRSVEFKVIETDPPEYCVVAPDTEIFCEGEPVSREDENRLDEVGYDDVGGVRKQMAQIRELVELPLRHPQLFKSIGVKPPKGILLYGPPGSGKTLIARAVANETGAFFFCINGPEIMSKLAGESESNLRKAFEEAEKNAPSIIFIDEIDSIAPKHEKTNGEVERRIVSQLLTLMDGLKSRAHVIVMGATNRPNSIDPALRRFGRFDREIDIGVPDEVGRLEVLRIHTKNMKLAEDVDLERIGKDTHGYVGADLAALCTEAALQCIREKMDVIDLEDETIDAEILNSMAVTNEHFSTALGTSNPSALRETVVEVPNVSWEDIGGLENVKRELQETVQYPVEHPEKFEKFGMSPSKGVLFYGPPGCGKTLLAKAIANECQANFISVKGPELLTMWFGESEANVREIFDKARQSAPCVLFFDELDSIATQRGSSSGDAGGAADRVLNQLLTEMDGMNAKKTVFIIGATNRPDIIDPALLRPGRLDQLIYIPLPDEDSRHQIFKACLRKSPLSKDIDLRALAKYTQGFSGADITEICQRACKYAIRENIEKDIERERRRKDNPEAMEEDVDDEIAEIKPAHFEESMKYARRSVSDADIRKYQAFAQTLQQSRGFGTEFRFPEVSTGATGTADPFATSVGGADEDDLYS; via the exons ATGAGTAACAAAGCTGAATCCTCTGATTC GAAAGGGACTAAAAGGGACTATAGTACAgcaattcttgaaaggaagaaatcaccaaatcGGCTTGTTGTAGATGAGGCAGTCAATGATGATAACTCTGTTGTCTCTCTTCACCCTGAGACTATGGAAAAACTTCAGCTTTTTCGTGGGGACACAATCTTGATAAAG ggaaagaaaagaaaagatacaaTCTGCATTGCCCTTGCTGATGACACCTGTGATGAGCCAAAGATTAGAATGAACAAGGTTGTCAGAAATAACCTTAGGGTTCGGCTTGGTGATGTTGTCTCTGTGCATCAATGTCCTGATGTCAAGTACGGGAAACGTGTGCACATTCTTCCCATTGATGACACCATTGAAGGGGTTACTGGGAATCTATTTGATGCTTATTTGAAAC CCTATTTCCTTGAAGCATATCGACCAGTGAGGAAGGGTGATCTATTTCTTGTAAGAGGAGGAATGAGAAGTGTAGAATTCAAGGTTATTGAGACCGATCCTCCTGAATACTGTGTTGTCGCCCCAGATACTGAGATATTTTGTGAGGGTGAACCTGTGAGCAGAGAAGATGAGAATCGGCTAGATGAGGTTGGTTATGATGATGTTGGTGGCGTGCGTAAACAAATGGCTCAGATCCGCGAGCTTGTTGAGCTTCCATTGAGGCATCCACAACTCTTCAAATCCATTGGAGTGAAACCTCCGAAAGGAATTCTTCTGTATGGACCTCCTGGATCAGGAAAGACATTGATAGCTCGGGCAGTTGCAAATGAGACTGGTGCATTCTTCTTCTGTATTAATGGGCCAGAGATCATGTCCAAACTGGCTGGAGAAAGTGAAAGCAATCTCAGGAAAGCATTTGAGGAAGCTGAGAAGAATGCACCTTcaattatctttattgatgaaaTTGATTCGATAGCTCCTAAACATGAGAAGACAAACGGAGAGGTCGAGAGGAGGATTGTTTCTCAGCTCTTGACTCTCATGGATGGTCTCAAATCACGTGCACATGTAATTGTCATGGGTGCTACTAATCGCCCTAATAGCATTGATCCCGCCCTAAGAAGGTTTGGCAGATTTGACAGGGAAATAGACATCGGTGTCCCAGATGAAGTTGGGCGCCTTGAGGTGCTCCGTATCCATACAAAGAACATGAAGCTCGCTGAAGAT GTTGATTTGGAAAGAATTGGCAAAGACACACATGGCTATGTTGGTGCTGATTTGGCAGCTTTGTGTACTGAGGCTGCACTTCAATGCATCAGAGAGAAGATGGACGTGATTGATTTGGAAGATGAAACTATTGATGCGGAGATATTGAACTCCATGGCTGTGACTAATGAGCACTTCTCAACTGCCCTTGGGACAAGCAATCCATCTGCTTTGCGTGAAACT GTTGTTGAAGTTCCTAATGTGTCGTGGGAGGATATTGGAGGTCTTGAAAATGTCAAGCGTGAGCTCCAAGAG ACTGTTCAATATCCAGTGGAACATCCAGAGAAGTTCGAGAAGTTTGGTATGTCTCCGTCAAAGGGTGTTCTCTTCTATGGGCCACCTGGATGTGGGAAAACTTTGCTGGCAAAGGCTATTGCGAACGAATGCCAGGCCAACTTCATTAGTGTTAAGGGTCCAGAATTGCTTACCATGTGGTTTGGAGAGAGTGAAGCTAATGTTAGAGAAATATTTGACAAGGCTCGACAGTCTGCTCCTTGTGTCCTCTTTTTTGATGAGTTGGACTCAATTGCTACTCAG AGAGGAAGTAGCAGCGGAGATGCCGGGGGAGCTGCTGATAGAGTTTTGAATCAACTCCTCACTGAAATGGATGGTATGAATGCCAAGAAGACTGTTTTCATCATCGGTGCCACCAATAGGCCCGACATTATTGATCCCGCACTTCTGCGGCCCGGTCGTCTTGACCAATTGATTTACATTCCTCTCCCTGACGAGGATTCTCGCCatcaaattttcaaggcatgccTGCGGAAATCACCTCTCTCTAAGGATATAGATCTAAGAGCTCTTGCAAAATATACGCAAGGGTTTAGCGGAGCTGACATTACAGAGATCTGTCAACGTGCATGCAAATATGCTATCCGAGAGAACATTGAGAAA GATATTGAGAGGGAGAGAAGGAGAAAGGATAATCCAGAAGCAATGGAGGAAGATGTTGACGATGAGATAGCTGAGATCAAGCCTGCTCACTTTGAGGAATCAATGAAGTATGCTAGGAGGAGCGTTAGTGATGCTGATATCCGCAAGTACCAGGCGTTTGCTCAGACGTTGCAGCAGTCCAGAGGTTTTGGCACTGAGTTCCGGTTCCCAGAAGTGAGCACGGGGGCCACTGGAACTGCTGATCCATTTGCAACTTCTGTTGGTGGTGCAGACGAAGATGACCTTTATAGTTAG